A genomic stretch from Corvus cornix cornix isolate S_Up_H32 chromosome 7, ASM73873v5, whole genome shotgun sequence includes:
- the CNOT9 gene encoding CCR4-NOT transcription complex subunit 9 isoform X3, with amino-acid sequence MLWHSFGTIAALLQEIVNIYPSINPPTLTAHQSNRVCNALALLQCVASHPETRSAFLAAHIPLFLYPFLHTVSKTRPFEYLRLTSLGVIGALVKTDEQEVINFLLTTEIIPLCLRIMESGSELSKTVATFILQKILLDDTGLAYICQTYERFSHVAMILGKMVLQLSKEPSARLLKHVVRCYLRLSDNPRCRAREALRQCLPDQLKDTTFAQVLKDDTTTKRWLAQLVKNLQEGQVTDPRGIPLPPQ; translated from the exons ATGCTGTGGCACTCATTTGGCACGATTGCAGCGCTCCTTCAG gaaattgtaaatatttatcCATCAATCAACCCTCCAACTTTGACAGCCCATCAGTCCAACAGAGTCTGCAATGCTTTAGCTCTACTACAGTGTGTTGCATCACACCCTGAAACGAG ATCAGCCTTTCTGGCAGCTCATATTCCTCTCTTCCTGTACCCCTTCCTGCACACAGTCAGCAAGACCCGTCCATTTGAGTACCTGCGGCTCACGAGCCTCGGAGTCATTG GGGCCTTGGTGAAAACTGACGAGCAAGAAGTGATAAATTTCTTATTGACAACCGAAATTATCCCCCTGTGCTTACGCATTATGGAGTCTGGCAGTGAGCTCTCCAAAACG GTTGCTACGTTTATTCTCCAGAAAATCCTCCTGGACGACACAGGGCTGGCATATATCTGTCAGACTTATGAGCGGTTTTCCCATGTTGCCATGATACTG GGTAAAATGgtcctgcagctctccaaggAGCCATCGGCACGGCTGCTGAAACATGTCGTCCGCTGCTACCTTCGCCTTTCCGATAACCCCAG ATGTAGGGCACGTGAAGCTCTCAGGCAGTGCCTTCCTGACCAGCTGAAGGACACCACCTTCGCCCAGGTCCTGAAGGATGACACCACCACAAAACGCTGGCTGGCTCAGCTCGTCAAGAACCTGCAAGAGGGTCAAGTCACTGACCCACGGGGCATCCCTCTTCCTCCGCAATGA
- the CNOT9 gene encoding CCR4-NOT transcription complex subunit 9 isoform X2, whose amino-acid sequence MHSLATAAPVPTALAQVDREKIYQWINELSSPETRENALLELSKKRESVPDLAPMLWHSFGTIAALLQEIVNIYPSINPPTLTAHQSNRVCNALALLQCVASHPETRSAFLAAHIPLFLYPFLHTVSKTRPFEYLRLTSLGVIGALVKTDEQEVINFLLTTEIIPLCLRIMESGSELSKTVATFILQKILLDDTGLAYICQTYERFSHVAMILGKMVLQLSKEPSARLLKHVVRCYLRLSDNPRAREALRQCLPDQLKDTTFAQVLKDDTTTKRWLAQLVKNLQEGQVTDPRGIPLPPQ is encoded by the exons cctgtgccaaCAGCACTGGCTCAGGTTGACCGTGAAAAGATTTACCAATGGATCAATGAGCTGTCCAGCCCTGAGACACGGGAGAAtgcactgctggagctgagcaagAAGCGCGAGTCTGTGCCTGACCTCGCCCCGATGCTGTGGCACTCATTTGGCACGATTGCAGCGCTCCTTCAG gaaattgtaaatatttatcCATCAATCAACCCTCCAACTTTGACAGCCCATCAGTCCAACAGAGTCTGCAATGCTTTAGCTCTACTACAGTGTGTTGCATCACACCCTGAAACGAG ATCAGCCTTTCTGGCAGCTCATATTCCTCTCTTCCTGTACCCCTTCCTGCACACAGTCAGCAAGACCCGTCCATTTGAGTACCTGCGGCTCACGAGCCTCGGAGTCATTG GGGCCTTGGTGAAAACTGACGAGCAAGAAGTGATAAATTTCTTATTGACAACCGAAATTATCCCCCTGTGCTTACGCATTATGGAGTCTGGCAGTGAGCTCTCCAAAACG GTTGCTACGTTTATTCTCCAGAAAATCCTCCTGGACGACACAGGGCTGGCATATATCTGTCAGACTTATGAGCGGTTTTCCCATGTTGCCATGATACTG GGTAAAATGgtcctgcagctctccaaggAGCCATCGGCACGGCTGCTGAAACATGTCGTCCGCTGCTACCTTCGCCTTTCCGATAACCCCAG GGCACGTGAAGCTCTCAGGCAGTGCCTTCCTGACCAGCTGAAGGACACCACCTTCGCCCAGGTCCTGAAGGATGACACCACCACAAAACGCTGGCTGGCTCAGCTCGTCAAGAACCTGCAAGAGGGTCAAGTCACTGACCCACGGGGCATCCCTCTTCCTCCGCAATGA
- the CNOT9 gene encoding CCR4-NOT transcription complex subunit 9 isoform X1, whose protein sequence is MHSLATAAPVPTALAQVDREKIYQWINELSSPETRENALLELSKKRESVPDLAPMLWHSFGTIAALLQEIVNIYPSINPPTLTAHQSNRVCNALALLQCVASHPETRSAFLAAHIPLFLYPFLHTVSKTRPFEYLRLTSLGVIGALVKTDEQEVINFLLTTEIIPLCLRIMESGSELSKTVATFILQKILLDDTGLAYICQTYERFSHVAMILGKMVLQLSKEPSARLLKHVVRCYLRLSDNPRCRAREALRQCLPDQLKDTTFAQVLKDDTTTKRWLAQLVKNLQEGQVTDPRGIPLPPQ, encoded by the exons cctgtgccaaCAGCACTGGCTCAGGTTGACCGTGAAAAGATTTACCAATGGATCAATGAGCTGTCCAGCCCTGAGACACGGGAGAAtgcactgctggagctgagcaagAAGCGCGAGTCTGTGCCTGACCTCGCCCCGATGCTGTGGCACTCATTTGGCACGATTGCAGCGCTCCTTCAG gaaattgtaaatatttatcCATCAATCAACCCTCCAACTTTGACAGCCCATCAGTCCAACAGAGTCTGCAATGCTTTAGCTCTACTACAGTGTGTTGCATCACACCCTGAAACGAG ATCAGCCTTTCTGGCAGCTCATATTCCTCTCTTCCTGTACCCCTTCCTGCACACAGTCAGCAAGACCCGTCCATTTGAGTACCTGCGGCTCACGAGCCTCGGAGTCATTG GGGCCTTGGTGAAAACTGACGAGCAAGAAGTGATAAATTTCTTATTGACAACCGAAATTATCCCCCTGTGCTTACGCATTATGGAGTCTGGCAGTGAGCTCTCCAAAACG GTTGCTACGTTTATTCTCCAGAAAATCCTCCTGGACGACACAGGGCTGGCATATATCTGTCAGACTTATGAGCGGTTTTCCCATGTTGCCATGATACTG GGTAAAATGgtcctgcagctctccaaggAGCCATCGGCACGGCTGCTGAAACATGTCGTCCGCTGCTACCTTCGCCTTTCCGATAACCCCAG ATGTAGGGCACGTGAAGCTCTCAGGCAGTGCCTTCCTGACCAGCTGAAGGACACCACCTTCGCCCAGGTCCTGAAGGATGACACCACCACAAAACGCTGGCTGGCTCAGCTCGTCAAGAACCTGCAAGAGGGTCAAGTCACTGACCCACGGGGCATCCCTCTTCCTCCGCAATGA